The Bacteroidales bacterium genome contains a region encoding:
- a CDS encoding cyclase family protein, with amino-acid sequence MKAEDVLKFMSEAKIYDLTQRLSIHTPPWPSYMPLQLQYFKRIAGAHMGQGANGQIIKSSNHVGTHIDGEIHFHSSGKTIGDTPLDFFMGQAAVADISDLVEDFSLYTPEMIMSKVEVKKGDILIINTGYHKYSWDQPESDELRYFVNHPGPSPEFHKWALDMEIKWIGLDAGSADHPMNTIIRDWHPKAFIKAEEKLIKDYGKKWDEIFPLDEYYQVMHLKLFPKGLIHAENLGGEIAKVSNKRVWIGLFPLKGIEMESSMCRVIAIDGDE; translated from the coding sequence ATGAAAGCAGAAGATGTATTAAAATTCATGAGTGAAGCAAAAATCTACGATTTAACTCAACGATTAAGTATTCATACACCGCCTTGGCCAAGCTATATGCCGTTGCAATTACAATATTTTAAAAGAATTGCCGGAGCACACATGGGACAAGGAGCAAACGGTCAAATTATTAAAAGCAGTAACCACGTCGGAACACATATAGACGGTGAAATTCATTTTCATTCAAGCGGTAAAACAATCGGAGATACTCCTCTTGATTTCTTTATGGGACAAGCAGCAGTTGCCGATATTTCTGATTTAGTGGAAGACTTTAGTCTTTATACACCTGAAATGATTATGAGTAAAGTAGAAGTTAAAAAAGGTGATATATTAATTATCAATACAGGTTATCATAAGTATAGCTGGGACCAACCTGAATCAGACGAATTAAGATATTTCGTAAACCATCCCGGGCCCTCACCCGAATTTCATAAATGGGCATTAGACATGGAAATTAAGTGGATTGGTTTAGATGCAGGAAGTGCAGACCATCCGATGAATACAATTATCAGAGATTGGCATCCGAAAGCTTTCATAAAAGCAGAAGAAAAATTAATTAAAGATTACGGAAAAAAATGGGATGAAATATTTCCGCTTGATGAATATTATCAAGTAATGCATTTAAAATTATTCCCAAAAGGTTTAATTCATGCCGAAAACTTGGGCGGTGAAATTGCAAAAGTCAGCAACAAACGTGTTTGGATTGGTTTATTCCCCTTGAAAGGAATTGAAATGGAATCATCAATGTGCCGTGTTATTGCTATTGACGGAGACGAGTAA